A segment of the Sphingobacterium oryzagri genome:
AGACCCCATAATGATGAGATCTGCCGTCCACTCGCTCGCTGTATTCAAAATCTCGTCGTGTACGTTACCAATCTTATTAAATAAGAACACCTCTTGCGCGCCCGGAAAATCATTTCCTATACTTTCCAGAAAGCGTTGTGCCGAGTCTTGCTGAATCTCAGAAACTTCGGGTACGATGATAGGCTGCTGACCCAAAAGTGGATCGGCGCCATATGCTGCGGGCGATGTAGGTGGCACGACAGTGACCAATGCAATAGATGACTCGAACTCTCGTACGAGATCTTTAGCATATTCAATAGCTTTAAGTGTACAATCAGTGTCGTCCACGGCTAAAAGTATCCTGTTAAATCGATGATTACTCATGTGTTTGGCGTATAAAAAAGTTATATTCGTATGCTAAGAACAGTTACGCTGTGTTATTTGTTTTCTTAAAAAAATAAAATAGAGATGATCCTTGGTATCTGTAGTTTAACAATTGTTCCGCTTAGAGCATCCGCTTCTCACCGTAGTGAAATGGTCAATCAAGTGCGCTTCGGCGAGATCGTCGAGATTCTGGAAGAAGCAAGCGAGTGGGCATTCGTCCGCATGTTGGAGGCGGATTATACGGGTTGGTTACAAGTCGGACAATATGAAATATGGCCTGGCGACCTTGCAGCCTTTGAAGCAGACAAAAAATACGTTGTTGATCTGGATGGCGGCATCGCCAGGGGAGAAAAGCGTAGGGTGAACCTACTTCCGGGTACGAAATTAAGCAAATCATTAATAGAAAATCCGCTGTCTGATAACGATTATCACGTTTCGGGAAAGTTACGCGAGGCCAATCTCCATGACTTTGCGCAGGAACTGCCGAAGTTGATCGCCTATTATCGCGATAGTCCGTATCTCTGGGGCGGCAGATCGGTTTTTGGTATTGATTGCTCTGGTTTGACGCAGCTGATCTATGCACATTTCGGTATCGACTTGCCGCGCGACGCTTATCAACAGGCTGAGCAGGGACGCGTGGTGGACTTTCTGCCGGAAATAAAGCCTGGCGATCTCGCTTTTTTTGACAATGAACAAGGAAAGATTACGCATGTAGGCATGATGATCGATTCGGAAACAATACTACATGCATCCGCTTATGTTAAGATTGATAAACTGGATGGCGAAGGGATTTATCATACCGCGATCAGTCGTTACACGCATAAGCTGCGTATCGTAAAGCGTTATTTTTAGGATTATTTATCAATACCACGCTCGGCATCGTGCTGA
Coding sequences within it:
- a CDS encoding universal stress protein; this translates as MSNHRFNRILLAVDDTDCTLKAIEYAKDLVREFESSIALVTVVPPTSPAAYGADPLLGQQPIIVPEVSEIQQDSAQRFLESIGNDFPGAQEVFLFNKIGNVHDEILNTASEWTADLIIMGSNGKTGFEHFISGSVSESVIRKASCPVLVIPGKSE
- a CDS encoding NlpC/P60 family protein, whose protein sequence is MILGICSLTIVPLRASASHRSEMVNQVRFGEIVEILEEASEWAFVRMLEADYTGWLQVGQYEIWPGDLAAFEADKKYVVDLDGGIARGEKRRVNLLPGTKLSKSLIENPLSDNDYHVSGKLREANLHDFAQELPKLIAYYRDSPYLWGGRSVFGIDCSGLTQLIYAHFGIDLPRDAYQQAEQGRVVDFLPEIKPGDLAFFDNEQGKITHVGMMIDSETILHASAYVKIDKLDGEGIYHTAISRYTHKLRIVKRYF